Proteins encoded in a region of the Candidatus Bipolaricaulota bacterium genome:
- a CDS encoding aminoacetone oxidase family FAD-binding enzyme, translating to MSERYDIGIVGAGPAGLTAAYFAARAGARVVLLDRKTPPGQKILISGGGRCNILPTHVEPGVYVTDSSPHLVRRVLAGFPLAAVRDFLTGPVGLDLHQEGEKVYPRGGGREAHSRLVGTVKHYGARLLTGADVVGVKKGHIALETGEKVLASRIILATGGMSYPRTGSDGTGYRIARRLGHTVIDPYPALVALRGGTAAHHALAGVTLPVRLAIGEGKSRIEAEGDFLFTHRGYSGPVVLNTAHAAARARMRGEHPPITVGWNRMGREEWRDVISPSRKTIRGRLREELPLRLVDLLLSEAIIPGGRKLSELRRDERKRILDALSAYRLPWTGTEGFSRAEVTGGGVSLREIDPKTMQSRVHPWLYLCGEILDAFGPIGGYNFLWAFSTGALAGRGAAA from the coding sequence GGACCGGCCGGCCTGACCGCCGCCTATTTTGCCGCCCGGGCCGGAGCGAGGGTTGTTCTCCTTGATCGGAAGACCCCTCCCGGCCAGAAGATCCTGATCTCCGGGGGCGGGAGGTGCAACATCCTCCCGACACATGTTGAACCAGGGGTCTACGTCACTGACTCCTCTCCTCACCTTGTGCGCCGGGTCCTCGCCGGATTTCCGCTCGCCGCCGTCCGCGACTTCCTCACCGGACCGGTCGGGCTGGACCTGCATCAGGAGGGAGAGAAGGTCTATCCCCGCGGTGGGGGGAGAGAGGCCCATTCCCGCCTCGTCGGTACAGTCAAACACTACGGGGCTCGCCTGCTGACCGGGGCAGATGTCGTGGGGGTGAAGAAGGGGCACATCGCCTTGGAGACCGGGGAGAAGGTACTCGCCTCTCGGATCATCCTCGCCACCGGCGGGATGTCTTACCCGAGGACCGGGTCCGACGGAACGGGATACCGGATCGCCCGCCGCCTCGGCCACACCGTGATCGATCCCTATCCGGCCCTCGTCGCGCTGCGGGGCGGGACCGCCGCCCATCATGCCCTCGCCGGGGTGACGCTCCCGGTTCGACTCGCGATCGGGGAGGGGAAGAGCCGGATCGAGGCAGAGGGGGATTTCCTGTTCACCCACCGCGGCTACAGCGGCCCGGTGGTTCTGAACACCGCCCATGCCGCCGCCCGTGCCCGGATGCGGGGAGAGCATCCTCCGATCACCGTAGGATGGAACCGGATGGGGCGGGAGGAATGGAGGGACGTCATCTCCCCATCCAGGAAGACGATCCGGGGGAGGCTGCGGGAGGAACTCCCGCTCCGGCTTGTCGACCTCCTCCTGTCCGAAGCGATCATCCCGGGAGGGCGGAAGCTATCCGAGCTGCGGCGCGATGAACGGAAGCGCATTCTGGATGCCCTCTCCGCCTATCGCCTCCCCTGGACCGGCACGGAGGGGTTCTCCCGCGCCGAGGTGACCGGAGGCGGGGTCTCCCTGCGGGAGATCGATCCCAAGACGATGCAGAGTCGGGTCCATCCATGGCTTTACCTGTGCGGGGAGATCCTGGACGCGTTCGGCCCGATCGGCGGGTACAACTTCCTATGGGCGTTCTCCACCGGCGCCCTCGCCGGACGCGGCGCAGCCGCATAG